CTGGCCGGTCGTCGTCGCCCGGCAGCACGAGATCGTCGCCCGGCTGCGTCCGCCCACCGACAAGCTGGAGCGCTACGGCGCGCGGGTCTGGCTGGGCGAGGCGCGCTTCCAGGACCCGCACACGCTCGCGGTCGACGGCGCGCGCGTCTACGGCGAGAAGATCATCATCGCGGCGGGCTCCGCGCCCGTGGTGCCGCCCATCGAGGGCCGCGAGCTCGGCATCACGTCCGACGAGCTGCTGTTCCTCCCGGAGTTTCCCGAGAGCCTAGTCCTGGTCGGCGCGGGCGCCATCGGCCTAGAGATGGCGGGAGCGTTCAACGACCTCGGCGCGCGGGTGACCGTCGTCGCCCGGGAGGACGAGATCCTTCCGGGCTTCGATCCCGACGTCGCCGCCTACCTGCGCGCGCTGCTCGAGGCCCAGGGCGTCGTCTTCCACCGCGGCACGCAGGTCACCGGCCTCACCGGCAAGCGCGGCGGGATCGTCACGCGCTTCGTCCAGCGTGAGGCCGCGCGCGAGGTCCGCTCGGCCGTCGTCTGCTTCGCAGTGGGCCGCCGCTGGGATCCGCGCTCGCTCGGCGCCGAGGGGCTCGGCCTCGAGACCAACCGCCTGGGGCTCAAGACCTCCCCCCATCTCAGGACGTCGGTGGCCCACGTCTACGCGGCCGGCGACGCCGCCGGCAACGTCCAGCTCACGCCCACGGCCGCCCACGAGGGCCGCGTGGCCGCCCAGAACGCGGTGCAGGGCGACCGCGTGACGCCCGACCTCTCGGTCGTGCCCCAGACCATCTTCACCACGCCGGAGGTCGCGCGCGTCGGCCTCACCCACCGCGAGGCCCAGGGCCGCGGCATCCCCTGCCACGTGGCCACCCATGATATGAAGGGCGCCTCGAATGGGGTGGCCACCGGCGAGGACGGCGGCTACCTGAAGCTCGTCTTCGAGGCGGGCACCGAGAAGATCCTCGGGGTCCAGATGGTCTCCTACGCCGCCGCCGAGCTGATCCAGTTGGCCGCCCTCGGCATCCGGGTGGGCGTCACCGCGGAGGCGCTGTCCACCCAGCTCTCGATCCATCCGAGCCAGGCCGAGCGCTTCATCAAGGTGGCCGCGCACGAGTTCCACGAAGTCTGCGAGCTCTGACCGTGTACCCACATCAGGCCGAGCGACTGACCGCGGCGCTGGACCGGGAGGGGCTGGAGGCCCTGGTGGCCACGGCGCCCGAGAATCTCTGCTACGTCACCGGATTCCGCAGCCTCATCCAGGCCAGCTATCGCGGCATGGAGCTGTTCGGGATCTTCACGCGGCGCGGGACGGGGCTGGTCGTCCCCGCCGGCGACGTGCCGGCCGCCGCCGCCGAGGGGATGGAGGTGGACCACGTCGGCTGCTACGGCCGCCTCTTCTTCGGCCCGGCCGAACGAGCCGACGAGACGGCGCGCCGCGTCCAGGAGTGGACCCGCCAGCCCGCCGCCACGGCCGCCGACGCGCTGGCCGCCGCGCTCGAGGCCCTGGGCGTGCGCCAGGGACGGGTGGGGCTCGACGAGGGCGGGCTGGGCCCGGCCGCCTGGCGGCGCATCACCGAGCGCCTGGCCGGCCTGAGCGTGATCGAGGCGGCGGCGCCCTTCGGCGCGGCCCGGATGATCAAGGGCCCGTGGGAGATCGAGTGCCTCCAGCGCGCGCTCCACATCGCCGAGGAGAGCGTCAACGCCGTCCTCCAGATGCTCGGGCCCGGCGTCACCGAGCGCGACGCGGCCCTCGTCTACCAGGCGGAGGCCGCCCAGCGCGGCGCCGAGCCGTATGCCGTGGTCCTCCTGTTCGGCGAGCGCACGGCGATCCTCGCCATCGGCCCGTCCGACCGCGCGCTGCAGATGGGCGACCTGGTGCGCTTCGACCTCGGCTGCGTGTACCAGGGTTACTACTCGCACCTCGGGCGCACCGCCGTGATGGGTGAGCCGAAGGCGCGGCAGCAGCAGGTCTGGGACGCCATGCAGCGCGGACTGGAGGCGGCGATCGACGCCATCGGGCCCGGCGTGGCGGCGGGACGGATCTTCGACGTGGCGATCGAGGCCACGCGGAAGGCGGGACTCGCCCACTACGACCGCGGCCACGTCGGCCACGCCATCGGGCTGGCAGGCTACGAGCGGCCGAAGCTCTCGCCGGGCAACGACGCGCCGGTGGAGGCGGGCATGGTGCTGCGGGTGGAGACGCCCTACTACGAGCCCGGCTGGGGTGGGCTCCATATAAAGGATACGGTCCTCGTCACCCGCGCCGGCGCCAGTGTCATGAACCGCTCGGCCCGGGGGCTCGTGGTGCTGGACTAGCCGTCCGTCGGCGAATGGCGCGAACTCACTGCGACCACTGCTCGCCGTTTCGAGCGCCGGCTCCGCCGGCGCAACCCCCACTGGGGAGGTTCGGAGGGGGCCTCGACGGCCCCCCCTCCGACCGAACTAGGCCGTCCGCACCAGCCTGAAGACGGGATGCCTCGGCGCCTCGCGCGCGAAGTCGGCCAGCGGGGCCTCGGGGGTGACGTCGAAGAACCTTCGCGTGATCGGCGTCTCGCCGAGGTACTGCTTCAGGATCGGAGCCGCCTCCTCGGGGCCGACCTCGCGGACGGCCAGGGTCTCGCGCTGGCGCCCGCGACTCAGCGTCACCCGCCCCGCCGCGCGGGCGTTCCTGACCCACGCGCGCTCGCCGTAGGGCGCGATCAACCATCGCTCTCCACCCCGCGTGAGCACGATGATGGGGATGGAGTAGAGTCGGCCGGACTTCCGGCCACGCACCGTGAGCAGGTAGAAGCGCTTGGGGGCGACGCCCAGGCGCACCGCAACGCGTACGAGCGCGTTGAGAAGTCGGCGGCCCTCCCAGAGCTGGTAGGTGTCGGCCATGCTCCCCCCGGCGGGCGCTCGCCCGGCGCCGCGCCCTGTCCAGTAAACGTCCGAATACGCCTGCCCGTCTAATCCGGCAAGCGGTGAGTTGGCCGCGCCGCAGAGGGCCTGGGGGGATAGGCTGATGGAGCGTCCACAATATGCGCCGCGGCAGATAAACTGAACGCGTGGAGCCACCCGATGAGCTGCTGTGTCGCCGCGTCGCCGAACGGGACGAGGCGGCGTTCGACCTGCTGGTTACGCGTTACCAGCAGCGGGCCTACCGTCTGGCGTGGTCCATCCTGCGCGACGCCGAGGAGGCGCGCGACATCTCCCAGGAGGCGTTCGTCCGGCTCTATCAGATGGCGGGGAGCTTCGCCGGCCGCTCCCGCTTTTCGACCTGGTTCTACCGGATCCTCGTCAACCTCTGTCTGGATCACCGCCGGCGCCGTCACTGGTGGCAGCGGTTCGTCCAGACCGGAGAGTCCGACCCGTCCGACTACGAGCCGGACCGCTCGGTTCTGGACGATCGGCCGGCCCTGACGGTAGATCCCATCGAGGCGCTGGACCGGGAGCAGAAGATGAAGCGGGTCTGGGAGGCTGTCGACACGCTCTCACCGCGGCAGCGCGCGGCGGTGCTCCTCCAGGTGCAGGAGGAGCTGCCGACCAGCGAGGTCGCCGCGGTGCTCAAGTGCTCGGAGGCCACGGTGCGCGTCCACCTTCACCGGGCGCTCGCCACGCTCAGGAAGACGGTGGGAAAAGGCTGAGATGCAACACCCGACGAGCGAACTGATCGCATACCTCAGCGGCGAGCTGGCGCCCGCCGATCGCGAGCGCGTGGACGCGCATCTCGCCGGCTGCGCCGAGTGCCGGCGCGCGCGGGACGCGTTCCGCGAGATCCTCGACGGCCTCCGGGCCTCGGCGCCGGCGCCGCCCGAGGTTCACTGGGGTCGGTGGCGCGCCGAGCTGCGGGCGAAGGTCGAGGCCCGCGGCCGTCGCCGGCGGTGGTGGCTGAGCCCGGTCCCGGTCGCGCTCTCCGCTGCGCTGGCGGGCGTGCTGCTGGTCTTCGCGTGGCAGGGAGGCGTGCGGCACGCGCCGCGCCCCGACCTGCCGTCCGTCGAGGACGTCGCCGTCGAGCAGTTCGATCTCCTCGAGGATCTCGAGCTCATCGGTCACCTCGATCGCCTGGCGCCGCAGCAGGAGGGCTAGATGGCGCGTCGCCTGGCGGGCCACCTCTGCGTCCTCGCCCTGATCTCCGGTCTCGGGCTGGCGGCGCTGGAGACCGCCTGGGCTCAGACGCCGCGCCCGGGGCTGGAGAGCCTCACGCCGGAGGAGCGGGCCGTCGCCGAGCGCAATCCGGAGCACTGGCAGCGGATGACGCCCGAGGAGCGCCAGCGGGCCGTGGAGAACTATCGCCGGTGGAAGTCCATGACCCCCGAGGAGAAGGCGCGGATCCTGCGCGACTTTCAGCGCTGGAACGCGCTGCCCGGGCAACGGCGCCAGGAGCTACAGGAGGCCTACGAGCGCTTCCAGCGGCTGCCCCCCGAGCGCCGCGAGCGGATCATGGAGCGCCTGCGCCGGTACGAATCGCTGTCGCCCGAGGAGCGCGAGCGGATCACCCGCAACTGGGAGCGCTGGCAGAAGATGCCCCCCGAGGAGCGCCAGCGGCTCCGCGAGCGCTGGCGGCAGATGACCCCCGAGGAACGCGAGCAGCTTCGCGAGCGCCACCGCCAGGAGCCCGGCGGGCAGTCCGACCGTCCCCGACCATGAGCTCCCGCGCCGCCCGCCGCCTGGGGATCGCGCGAGCGCTGCTGGCCCCCGTCGC
This window of the Candidatus Methylomirabilota bacterium genome carries:
- a CDS encoding Xaa-Pro peptidase family protein, whose amino-acid sequence is MYPHQAERLTAALDREGLEALVATAPENLCYVTGFRSLIQASYRGMELFGIFTRRGTGLVVPAGDVPAAAAEGMEVDHVGCYGRLFFGPAERADETARRVQEWTRQPAATAADALAAALEALGVRQGRVGLDEGGLGPAAWRRITERLAGLSVIEAAAPFGAARMIKGPWEIECLQRALHIAEESVNAVLQMLGPGVTERDAALVYQAEAAQRGAEPYAVVLLFGERTAILAIGPSDRALQMGDLVRFDLGCVYQGYYSHLGRTAVMGEPKARQQQVWDAMQRGLEAAIDAIGPGVAAGRIFDVAIEATRKAGLAHYDRGHVGHAIGLAGYERPKLSPGNDAPVEAGMVLRVETPYYEPGWGGLHIKDTVLVTRAGASVMNRSARGLVVLD
- a CDS encoding nitroreductase family deazaflavin-dependent oxidoreductase; the encoded protein is MADTYQLWEGRRLLNALVRVAVRLGVAPKRFYLLTVRGRKSGRLYSIPIIVLTRGGERWLIAPYGERAWVRNARAAGRVTLSRGRQRETLAVREVGPEEAAPILKQYLGETPITRRFFDVTPEAPLADFAREAPRHPVFRLVRTA
- a CDS encoding sigma-70 family RNA polymerase sigma factor; its protein translation is MEPPDELLCRRVAERDEAAFDLLVTRYQQRAYRLAWSILRDAEEARDISQEAFVRLYQMAGSFAGRSRFSTWFYRILVNLCLDHRRRRHWWQRFVQTGESDPSDYEPDRSVLDDRPALTVDPIEALDREQKMKRVWEAVDTLSPRQRAAVLLQVQEELPTSEVAAVLKCSEATVRVHLHRALATLRKTVGKG
- a CDS encoding zf-HC2 domain-containing protein → MQHPTSELIAYLSGELAPADRERVDAHLAGCAECRRARDAFREILDGLRASAPAPPEVHWGRWRAELRAKVEARGRRRRWWLSPVPVALSAALAGVLLVFAWQGGVRHAPRPDLPSVEDVAVEQFDLLEDLELIGHLDRLAPQQEG
- a CDS encoding DUF3106 domain-containing protein; this translates as MARRLAGHLCVLALISGLGLAALETAWAQTPRPGLESLTPEERAVAERNPEHWQRMTPEERQRAVENYRRWKSMTPEEKARILRDFQRWNALPGQRRQELQEAYERFQRLPPERRERIMERLRRYESLSPEERERITRNWERWQKMPPEERQRLRERWRQMTPEEREQLRERHRQEPGGQSDRPRP